A single genomic interval of Cellvibrio sp. PSBB023 harbors:
- a CDS encoding bifunctional diguanylate cyclase/phosphodiesterase — translation MKLLLIDDNELDRQAIIRTFKKSEWDITIAQACSASEGLAQFDSDDFDAVLLDYRLPDIDGMEVLHLLAKHPHHHAAVIILTGASADEDLEREFIEAGAQDVLFKSEIAHKHLTRAITHARARHELEHQLHESHQRLRALAENDSLTGLANRYYFDESLRAAIQRARRQQDQLALLFLDLDNFKFINDGLGHLIGDQVLQEVAKRLVNVVRAGDVVCRLGGDEFAILAHNFESQEAISQLAQRILDDLRQPIVVGNNEHRISSSIGIATYPDAGENASDLLKAADMAMYRAKQDGRDNFQFFSPAMQAQMQERLHLEKELRALIPTDHFVLFYQPIVDAQTFEVCGAEGLIRWDHPERGILPPSEFISLAEEIGLISEIDSRSRLNACKQLAKWRQQGLVNDDFNMKFNVCAQLLTDEDLYRGIIADLTTTGLPGSCVSLEITESILIENLTRTAQKLQQMRDYGIDIAVDDFGTGYSSIAYLKELPARTLKIDRKFVQNIPDNLADCRILRAMIVFAKSLDLIVVVEGVETREQARICRDYGADLLQGYLFSKPLPPVAFEQFLHNHNAIEWTKHLSVLGILTG, via the coding sequence ATGAAGCTATTACTGATCGATGACAATGAACTGGATCGTCAGGCGATTATTCGGACCTTTAAAAAGTCCGAATGGGATATCACTATCGCCCAAGCCTGTTCAGCCAGCGAAGGTCTGGCACAATTTGACAGTGACGACTTTGATGCCGTTTTGCTGGATTATCGCCTGCCGGATATCGACGGCATGGAAGTGTTGCACCTGTTGGCCAAACACCCCCATCACCACGCTGCCGTAATCATTCTCACCGGCGCCAGTGCTGACGAGGATCTGGAGCGCGAATTTATTGAAGCGGGCGCGCAGGATGTGCTGTTCAAATCGGAAATCGCCCACAAACACCTCACCCGCGCCATTACCCATGCCCGCGCGCGCCACGAACTTGAGCACCAATTACACGAGAGCCACCAGCGTTTGCGTGCGCTGGCAGAGAATGACTCACTGACTGGTCTCGCCAATCGCTACTATTTTGATGAGAGCCTGCGCGCCGCCATCCAGCGTGCCAGACGACAACAGGATCAACTCGCCCTGCTCTTTCTGGATTTGGATAACTTCAAATTCATCAACGATGGCTTGGGCCACTTAATCGGCGATCAGGTCTTGCAAGAAGTTGCCAAACGACTGGTGAACGTTGTGCGCGCCGGGGATGTTGTCTGCCGTCTGGGGGGCGATGAATTTGCCATCCTGGCCCACAACTTTGAATCCCAGGAGGCGATCAGCCAGCTCGCCCAACGGATTTTGGATGACCTGCGGCAGCCCATCGTGGTGGGCAATAATGAACACCGCATTTCCAGCAGTATTGGCATAGCCACCTACCCAGATGCCGGTGAAAATGCCAGCGATTTACTCAAAGCAGCCGATATGGCGATGTACCGCGCCAAGCAAGATGGCCGCGATAATTTCCAGTTTTTCTCTCCCGCTATGCAAGCGCAAATGCAAGAGCGCCTGCATCTTGAAAAAGAATTGCGCGCCCTGATTCCCACTGATCACTTTGTGCTGTTTTACCAGCCAATTGTGGACGCACAAACCTTTGAAGTCTGCGGTGCAGAAGGCCTCATTCGATGGGATCATCCCGAGCGTGGCATATTGCCGCCCAGCGAATTCATCAGCTTGGCGGAAGAGATTGGACTCATCAGCGAAATCGATTCCCGCAGCCGATTGAATGCCTGCAAACAATTGGCGAAATGGCGCCAGCAAGGGCTGGTCAACGACGATTTCAACATGAAGTTCAACGTCTGTGCGCAGTTGCTGACCGACGAGGATCTCTACCGCGGCATTATTGCTGATCTCACGACTACAGGCCTGCCCGGCTCCTGCGTCAGCCTGGAAATCACGGAGTCCATCCTGATTGAAAACCTGACACGAACCGCACAGAAGCTGCAGCAAATGCGCGACTATGGCATCGACATCGCCGTAGACGATTTTGGTACCGGCTACTCTTCCATCGCCTACCTCAAAGAATTACCCGCGCGCACACTCAAAATTGACCGCAAATTTGTCCAGAACATCCCCGACAATCTGGCCGACTGCCGGATTTTGCGGGCGATGATTGTATTCGCCAAAAGCCTCGATTTGATTGTGGTGGTTGAAGGTGTGGAAACCCGTGAACAAGCGCGTATTTGTCGCGATTACGGCGCAGATTTGCTCCAGGGTTACCTGTTTTCCAAACCCCTGCCGCCAGTGGCATTCGAGCAGTTTTTACACAACCACAATGCCATAGAATGGACCAAACACCTCTCGGTGCTAGGCATACTGACGGGCTGA
- a CDS encoding DUF3313 family protein, with product MKLSMKNLSVKVVVIALAAGVVAGCSLTKPHEKVAAAKADQAGLSAVESSRFDGTFVAPNAQFAQYRKLLVEQLDLNEVKIRKQTTDKINDTPWELSDADRRYYQERYTEALMNNLIADGRFATSLQAGADVLQVKAKILEIAPLASKDDPQGRPTMMKVYSEGMGTMTLELTLIDSATGDLLAIITDRRDLGRIWEENNRVTNNIQIRLAFNQWLRTLRTELDRLAAK from the coding sequence ATGAAACTCTCCATGAAAAATCTCAGCGTAAAAGTGGTAGTGATTGCGCTCGCGGCAGGTGTTGTAGCCGGTTGTTCCTTGACTAAACCCCATGAAAAAGTGGCGGCGGCAAAAGCGGATCAGGCGGGGCTAAGTGCAGTTGAGAGTAGTCGTTTTGACGGTACTTTTGTGGCTCCCAATGCACAATTTGCACAGTACAGAAAACTGTTGGTGGAGCAGTTGGATTTAAACGAAGTCAAAATTCGCAAACAAACCACTGATAAAATTAATGATACCCCATGGGAGCTGAGCGATGCGGATCGACGTTATTATCAGGAGCGTTACACCGAAGCCTTGATGAATAACCTGATTGCCGATGGTCGTTTTGCAACATCCTTGCAAGCAGGGGCAGATGTGTTGCAAGTAAAGGCAAAAATTCTTGAAATTGCCCCCCTGGCCAGTAAGGACGATCCCCAAGGGCGCCCGACTATGATGAAAGTGTACAGTGAAGGTATGGGCACCATGACCTTGGAGCTGACGTTGATTGATTCTGCAACCGGTGATTTGTTGGCCATTATTACTGACCGTCGCGATTTGGGGCGGATTTGGGAAGAGAACAATCGTGTGACCAATAACATACAAATTCGCTTGGCGTTTAACCAATGGTTGCGCACCTTGCGCACAGAGTTGGATCGTCTGGCTGCCAAATAA
- a CDS encoding response regulator yields the protein MTENPYPNLNPGHFKAVSLLIIDDDDIDATALRRALHKLKLLNPLYRAKDGLEAIEMLRNGNVPSPYIILLDINMPRMNGIEFLEVLRADPELTHAVVFVLTTSKSDEDILAAYREHVAGYLLKQRMDSDFIQVIGLLDHYWRVIELPHPEQ from the coding sequence ATGACTGAAAACCCCTACCCAAACCTTAATCCAGGCCATTTTAAAGCCGTCAGCCTGCTGATTATTGACGACGACGATATAGATGCAACGGCCCTGCGGCGTGCACTGCACAAGCTAAAGTTGCTCAACCCACTCTATCGCGCCAAGGACGGCTTGGAAGCCATTGAAATGTTGCGTAATGGTAATGTGCCCAGCCCCTACATTATTCTGCTGGACATCAATATGCCGCGCATGAATGGCATAGAGTTTTTGGAAGTGCTGCGCGCCGACCCGGAACTGACCCACGCCGTGGTATTTGTGCTGACGACCTCCAAATCCGATGAGGATATTTTGGCGGCCTATCGTGAACACGTGGCTGGCTATCTGCTGAAACAGCGTATGGACAGCGATTTCATCCAGGTGATTGGCTTGCTGGATCACTATTGGCGCGTGATTGAGCTGCCACACCCCGAACAGTAA
- the trxB gene encoding thioredoxin-disulfide reductase, whose product MSDVQHHRLIILGSGPAGYTAAIYAARANLKPVVITGMQQGGQLTTTTEVENWPGGVHDLQGPDLMVQMQQHAERFDTQIVFDHIHETILTERPFKLIGSSTYTCDALIISTGASAQYLGLPSEEAFMGKGVSACATCDGFFYRGQKVAVVGGGNTAVEEALYLSNIASEVTLIHRRDKLKSEKILQDKLMAKVANGNIKVIWNHQLEEVLGNDSGVTGLRLKSTQDGATQEIDVAGVFIAIGHKPNTDIFEGQLDMHNGYIKVKSGLEGNATATNIPGVFAAGDVADHIYRQAITSSGAGCMAALDAEKYLDDL is encoded by the coding sequence ATGAGTGACGTACAACACCACCGTTTGATTATTCTCGGCTCCGGCCCTGCCGGTTATACCGCTGCCATTTACGCTGCCCGTGCCAACCTCAAACCTGTGGTTATTACCGGTATGCAGCAAGGCGGCCAGTTGACCACCACTACAGAAGTTGAAAACTGGCCTGGTGGTGTTCACGACCTGCAAGGCCCTGACCTGATGGTGCAAATGCAACAACATGCCGAGCGTTTTGATACCCAAATCGTGTTCGACCACATTCACGAAACTATTCTGACCGAGCGTCCATTCAAGCTCATCGGTTCCAGCACTTACACCTGTGATGCATTGATTATTTCTACCGGTGCATCTGCCCAATACCTCGGCTTGCCTTCTGAAGAGGCCTTTATGGGCAAAGGCGTAAGCGCCTGTGCTACTTGCGATGGTTTCTTCTATCGCGGTCAAAAAGTTGCCGTGGTTGGCGGCGGCAATACCGCTGTTGAAGAAGCTCTGTACTTGTCTAACATTGCTAGCGAAGTGACACTGATTCACCGTCGCGACAAATTAAAGTCAGAAAAAATCCTGCAAGACAAGCTGATGGCAAAAGTGGCTAACGGCAACATCAAGGTAATCTGGAACCATCAATTGGAAGAAGTGCTAGGCAATGATTCCGGTGTAACTGGCCTGCGCTTGAAGAGCACCCAAGATGGCGCAACTCAGGAAATCGATGTGGCCGGAGTGTTTATCGCCATTGGCCACAAACCCAACACTGACATCTTTGAAGGCCAATTGGATATGCACAATGGCTACATCAAAGTGAAGAGCGGCTTGGAAGGTAATGCAACGGCAACCAATATTCCCGGTGTATTTGCTGCCGGTGACGTAGCCGACCATATTTACCGTCAGGCAATTACCTCATCAGGCGCTGGCTGTATGGCGGCACTTGATGCTGAAAAATACCTCGACGATCTGTAA